Proteins encoded together in one Thermococcus barophilus MP window:
- a CDS encoding ABC transporter permease — protein sequence MWSELIKIAIRNLTRRKLRTLFTMLGIIIAVGSVTALVSITQGSRMAIEQELESTSNVLMIMPGVSVSIIRAATSTMSEDIVRKIEKIDHVEAVNPALIKFTTIKYDDWILELTIMGVDPKKAQKFFALRGLHLERGVFLRKNDRYKAILGYLLAHGKFATFDGKPLNWDITPGQRIIIYDDQGNPYEFKVVGNLEESGQSFLAGFLDMMVVVPLDTLQEMFHEEGKISIVDVWVDDVAFIDEVKKEIEKEIPGVTVITARQSVQMVLIIQKMMHNLLIGIGSIALFVGALGVMNTLLTSVMERTREIGTYRAIGAKKSFILKMIFIEGIILTSIGGILGFFFGIGAAKMVVFIFRQRGQLLPDPVVDMNVVAIAFVITLLIGIISSLYPAKKASDLSPVEALRYVE from the coding sequence GTGTGGAGTGAGCTAATTAAAATTGCCATTAGGAATTTGACAAGGAGGAAGCTCAGGACACTTTTCACAATGCTGGGGATTATAATAGCCGTTGGCTCAGTTACCGCTTTAGTTTCCATAACCCAAGGTTCCCGGATGGCAATAGAGCAGGAGCTTGAAAGCACAAGCAATGTTCTCATGATAATGCCCGGAGTTAGCGTTTCCATAATCAGGGCAGCAACGAGCACGATGAGTGAAGACATAGTAAGGAAGATAGAGAAAATTGACCATGTTGAAGCTGTGAATCCAGCTCTGATAAAGTTCACAACAATCAAATATGACGACTGGATACTTGAGCTGACAATAATGGGGGTTGATCCAAAAAAGGCCCAAAAGTTCTTCGCATTAAGGGGGCTTCACTTGGAAAGAGGGGTATTCTTGAGGAAGAACGACAGATATAAGGCTATTCTTGGTTATTTATTAGCTCACGGGAAATTTGCAACTTTTGACGGAAAACCCCTAAACTGGGATATCACACCGGGGCAGAGGATAATAATCTACGATGACCAGGGAAATCCCTACGAATTCAAGGTTGTTGGCAATTTGGAGGAAAGCGGACAGTCCTTCTTGGCGGGTTTCTTGGATATGATGGTAGTAGTTCCGTTAGATACGCTTCAAGAGATGTTCCACGAGGAGGGGAAGATAAGCATAGTGGATGTATGGGTTGATGATGTTGCATTCATTGACGAGGTTAAGAAGGAAATCGAGAAAGAGATTCCGGGGGTTACTGTTATCACAGCAAGACAGAGCGTTCAGATGGTGCTTATTATTCAAAAAATGATGCACAACCTTTTAATTGGAATTGGCAGCATTGCTCTCTTTGTGGGAGCCCTTGGAGTTATGAACACTCTTTTAACTTCAGTAATGGAGAGGACAAGGGAAATTGGAACCTACAGGGCGATTGGGGCAAAGAAGAGCTTTATTTTAAAGATGATCTTCATCGAGGGCATAATACTGACAAGCATCGGGGGAATTTTGGGCTTTTTCTTTGGAATTGGGGCTGCAAAGATGGTGGTGTTCATATTCAGACAGAGGGGTCAGCTGTTACCTGATCCTGTGGTGGATATGAACGTTGTTGCGATAGCATTTGTAATAACCCTCCTAATCGGAATAATCTCAAGTTTATATCCGGCAAAGAAGGCATCTGACTTAAGCCCGGTTGAGGCTCTGAGGTATGTTGAATAA
- a CDS encoding COG1361 S-layer family protein — protein MKKLAIVLILMLITPSTIKAQPQKEEYLLTFSGYLGIGDVLTFGNYTLTVEDILTSPRTGIANTVLFKLRDNIVFNESEFSLQEGQEYQYKDVKIKLVVITLEDNPRALIRIYSKAVDVFYGDAHERSIFRYGPIKFMVLEIKNGTFLARYEKKGEVDYRYFGTGYYHWNELSIYVENITNKTVRLKIKAPKYAQYAIIRGAEIAIEKVDFGEVEIGSPFKLTITLRNVGNKNARFISVYLYSKEQIQEEQTQTLLPTITIPQFESSLPFAAYRESPIKYLEVLAPGEEKTVAFTLISSKNLKENVYPLYIRIEYQDEDGAKKSKEVQVGIPVEDRIRPKVIIEEFKIIPPIVQPDSNFTVRIKLRNIGNSVAKHVRVRVTGEKPEEEKQTAYPYFPSGGEAAQQEVDIFPIRKQSLLYFSEVNTTAEGKLYFKIKQVQRGIYPLYVTITYEDENGVVYKEETMFGVEVSAYPLLDLYIGNIWESGGKYNFEVYVVNEGKDVARGVTLDVTSKQLELFPIGQRYVGSIAGLDYDSVNFQILNKTIPKGEYVIHAKVYYKDEKGQEKTFEKDLVIRIPETLSYSERKPYEYYIGGGIILLFIIILLWRRKSVE, from the coding sequence ATGAAAAAGCTTGCCATAGTGTTAATCCTCATGCTTATAACCCCAAGCACAATAAAAGCCCAGCCTCAAAAAGAGGAATATCTGCTGACATTTTCCGGTTATTTAGGAATTGGAGATGTGCTAACTTTTGGAAACTACACCTTAACGGTTGAGGATATACTCACAAGCCCAAGAACTGGAATAGCCAATACTGTGCTCTTCAAACTCAGGGACAACATAGTGTTCAACGAGAGCGAGTTTTCCCTCCAAGAAGGTCAGGAATACCAGTACAAAGACGTGAAGATCAAGCTTGTTGTCATAACCCTTGAAGACAACCCCCGGGCACTGATCAGAATTTATTCAAAAGCTGTTGATGTTTTCTATGGAGATGCCCATGAGAGGTCAATCTTTAGATACGGACCCATAAAATTCATGGTTCTTGAGATAAAAAACGGCACATTTTTGGCGAGATATGAGAAGAAAGGAGAAGTTGACTATCGTTATTTTGGAACAGGTTATTATCACTGGAATGAGCTTTCCATCTACGTGGAGAACATCACAAACAAGACAGTAAGGCTGAAGATTAAAGCACCAAAATATGCCCAGTATGCGATTATAAGGGGAGCGGAGATAGCTATTGAGAAAGTTGACTTCGGAGAGGTTGAAATAGGCTCGCCCTTCAAGCTGACTATAACACTGAGAAACGTAGGAAACAAAAACGCCAGATTCATAAGCGTCTATTTATATTCCAAAGAGCAGATCCAAGAAGAGCAAACCCAAACCCTTCTTCCAACAATTACGATTCCACAATTTGAATCTTCTTTGCCATTCGCTGCATATAGGGAGAGTCCAATTAAGTACCTCGAGGTCTTGGCTCCCGGAGAAGAGAAGACAGTTGCATTCACACTGATATCTTCAAAAAACCTCAAAGAGAATGTTTATCCGCTCTACATTAGGATCGAATATCAGGACGAAGATGGTGCAAAGAAAAGCAAGGAAGTTCAGGTTGGAATTCCCGTTGAAGACAGGATAAGACCAAAGGTAATTATCGAGGAGTTTAAGATAATCCCGCCCATCGTTCAGCCCGATTCAAACTTCACGGTCAGAATAAAGCTCAGGAATATTGGAAATTCAGTTGCCAAACATGTTAGGGTCAGGGTCACGGGAGAAAAACCTGAGGAAGAAAAACAAACCGCATATCCGTACTTCCCCTCAGGAGGAGAAGCAGCGCAGCAGGAAGTTGACATATTTCCAATACGCAAACAAAGTCTCCTTTACTTCTCTGAAGTCAATACAACAGCTGAAGGGAAGCTGTACTTTAAGATAAAACAAGTCCAGAGGGGAATTTATCCTCTCTATGTCACAATTACCTATGAAGATGAAAACGGTGTTGTCTACAAGGAGGAAACTATGTTTGGGGTTGAGGTAAGTGCTTATCCCCTCCTTGACCTATATATAGGGAACATCTGGGAGAGCGGGGGGAAGTATAACTTCGAGGTGTATGTTGTTAACGAAGGCAAGGACGTGGCAAGAGGGGTAACCCTCGATGTTACTTCAAAGCAGCTTGAGCTGTTTCCAATCGGGCAGAGATACGTGGGAAGCATTGCTGGATTGGATTATGACAGTGTGAACTTCCAGATTCTAAACAAGACAATTCCAAAGGGAGAATACGTTATCCATGCCAAAGTGTACTATAAAGATGAAAAAGGTCAGGAAAAAACTTTTGAGAAAGATTTAGTCATCAGAATTCCCGAAACCCTAAGCTATTCAGAGAGGAAGCCTTATGAGTACTACATTGGCGGAGGAATTATTCTGCTGTTTATAATAATTCTCCTGTGGAGGAGGAAAAGTGTGGAGTGA
- a CDS encoding M48 family metallopeptidase, with protein MGLNYEVIVRNIKHSRIEIRPDGKIKVIVPPNQNPEELIKRKRGWIEKKLAEIEEFKKQFSQFSDKLLLNGEFYEIINGEKFSVNLKFKVVFLPDNDLRVLKRWLKNQLREELDFKVRLFASILGVKYRKIYIRFQRTKWASCSKKGNLSFNLMLMALPESLRDYIVIHELAHMRIPRHGSQFWGLIGEYYPEYKEAEKKLKTFWLALEWNEVWKKLRETKA; from the coding sequence GTGGGGTTGAATTATGAGGTAATCGTGAGAAATATTAAGCACTCAAGGATTGAAATAAGGCCAGATGGTAAAATAAAAGTAATTGTCCCTCCAAATCAAAATCCCGAGGAACTGATTAAGAGGAAGAGGGGGTGGATAGAGAAAAAATTAGCGGAGATTGAAGAGTTTAAAAAACAGTTTTCGCAATTTTCAGATAAATTGTTGCTTAATGGAGAGTTTTATGAAATAATTAATGGGGAAAAGTTTTCAGTTAATCTAAAGTTTAAAGTTGTTTTTCTTCCCGATAATGATCTTAGAGTTTTGAAGAGGTGGCTTAAGAATCAGCTCAGGGAGGAGCTTGATTTTAAAGTTAGGCTTTTTGCTTCGATTTTGGGAGTTAAATATAGAAAAATTTACATTAGATTCCAAAGAACTAAGTGGGCTAGTTGTTCGAAAAAGGGAAATTTGAGTTTTAATTTAATGTTAATGGCTTTGCCCGAGAGTTTGAGGGATTATATTGTCATTCATGAGTTAGCCCATATGAGAATCCCGAGGCATGGTTCTCAGTTTTGGGGATTGATTGGGGAGTATTATCCTGAATATAAGGAAGCTGAGAAGAAGTTGAAGACCTTTTGGCTTGCTCTTGAGTGGAATGAAGTTTGGAAAAAGCTTAGAGAAACCAAAGCTTAA
- a CDS encoding EVE domain-containing protein, translated as MACWLCITNRDNWEVIKKKNVWGVPKRHKNTIAKVKPGDKLVIYVKQERKDKQILEPKIVGIFEVVSEPYQDSTKIFKSPPHLNETYPLRVKIKPVKLGEVEFKPLIPKLKFITNKKKWSGHLMGKAMRELPEEDYKLIESLL; from the coding sequence ATGGCATGCTGGCTTTGCATTACGAACCGTGATAACTGGGAAGTTATCAAGAAGAAGAACGTTTGGGGCGTTCCAAAGAGGCATAAGAACACTATTGCCAAAGTAAAGCCCGGCGATAAGCTTGTTATTTATGTGAAGCAAGAAAGAAAGGATAAGCAAATTTTGGAACCAAAAATCGTAGGAATCTTTGAAGTTGTGAGTGAGCCTTATCAGGACTCAACTAAAATCTTCAAGTCTCCACCACATCTAAATGAAACTTATCCATTGAGAGTCAAAATTAAGCCCGTAAAGCTTGGTGAAGTTGAGTTCAAACCACTAATTCCAAAGTTAAAGTTCATCACAAACAAGAAGAAGTGGAGCGGTCACTTGATGGGCAAAGCTATGAGAGAACTGCCAGAAGAGGATTATAAGTTGATCGAAAGCTTGCTTTGA
- a CDS encoding ATP-binding protein, producing the protein MIRKFVNRKEELELLENLWKKEGLVFVLVYGRRRVGKTRLLEEFSKDKERIFVIFEDKPREYNFDLLSKKISELLGVSIKIRDFPSLLRLLKTLKRGRLLLILDELSYLIRREEGILSELSRAIEENRDLNALIVVSGSYVSLMEKEFFRYSSPIYGRTDANIKVAPLKFKHLFEWFEGLKTEDLFKIYAVTNGTPKYLEFFSGENIEEEIIDNFFNPSSFLFREARALLSEELRELSIYLAILEAIAKGNTKVTQIANFCYLKENQVVPYLRVLSELGIVKRIVPIFGKRGVYEIADNYFLFWSRFVNPYYEEIESGFVNAALEDFKANFNQFLGKAFERLAQELLIELSKKNLLPFSFTKIGRWWHRGEEIDLVALNEQERKALFVEVKWKDLTLRETERILNDLRRKAELVGLKDYENYFGIVAKRLDKKDKLDRNILALDLRDFERIK; encoded by the coding sequence ATGATTAGAAAATTTGTAAACAGGAAAGAAGAGTTGGAGTTACTTGAAAATCTCTGGAAAAAAGAAGGCTTGGTGTTTGTTTTAGTTTATGGTAGAAGAAGGGTGGGGAAAACAAGGCTTTTGGAGGAGTTTTCAAAAGACAAGGAAAGAATTTTTGTAATATTTGAGGATAAACCGAGAGAATATAACTTTGATCTGCTCTCTAAAAAAATTTCAGAACTTTTGGGTGTTAGTATCAAAATTAGAGATTTCCCATCTTTGTTGAGGTTGCTGAAGACTCTCAAAAGAGGGAGACTTCTTCTGATACTCGATGAGCTTTCCTATTTAATCCGCAGAGAAGAAGGAATCTTAAGTGAACTATCACGAGCTATTGAAGAAAACAGAGATTTAAATGCACTTATTGTAGTTTCTGGCTCCTATGTGTCTCTTATGGAAAAGGAGTTCTTTAGGTACTCGAGTCCTATTTACGGTCGTACAGATGCGAATATTAAGGTGGCACCTTTAAAATTTAAACATCTTTTTGAGTGGTTTGAAGGTTTAAAAACTGAGGATCTTTTCAAAATTTATGCGGTAACTAATGGGACTCCCAAGTATCTGGAATTCTTTAGCGGCGAAAATATTGAAGAGGAAATCATTGATAACTTCTTTAACCCGTCTTCATTTTTATTTAGAGAGGCAAGAGCTCTGCTCAGTGAAGAGCTTAGGGAGTTATCTATTTATCTTGCTATCTTAGAAGCGATAGCAAAGGGAAACACGAAGGTCACACAGATAGCGAACTTTTGTTATCTCAAGGAAAATCAAGTGGTGCCCTACCTGAGGGTTTTGAGTGAGTTGGGAATTGTTAAGCGAATAGTTCCTATCTTCGGAAAGAGAGGAGTCTATGAAATAGCTGACAATTACTTCTTGTTCTGGTCACGGTTTGTTAATCCGTACTATGAAGAAATTGAGAGTGGTTTTGTTAATGCAGCGTTGGAAGACTTCAAAGCAAACTTCAATCAGTTTTTGGGGAAAGCCTTTGAGAGATTGGCTCAGGAGCTTTTAATTGAGCTCAGCAAAAAGAATCTACTACCGTTCAGCTTTACAAAGATCGGAAGATGGTGGCATAGAGGAGAAGAAATTGATTTGGTAGCTTTGAATGAACAAGAGAGGAAAGCATTGTTTGTTGAGGTTAAGTGGAAAGACTTAACGTTGAGAGAGACAGAGCGTATTTTAAATGATTTAAGAAGGAAAGCTGAACTTGTAGGTCTGAAAGATTATGAAAACTACTTCGGCATAGTTGCCAAAAGACTGGATAAAAAAGATAAATTGGATAGAAATATTCTGGCACTCGATTTGCGAGATTTTGAGAGAATAAAATAA
- the gcvT gene encoding glycine cleavage system aminomethyltransferase GcvT, producing the protein MMKRVHLFDWHKEHAKKVEEFAGWEMPIWYSSIKEEHLAVRNGVGIFDVSHMGEIFFRGKDALKFLQYVTTNDISRPPAISGTYTLVLNERGAVKDETLVFNMGNDTYMMVCDSDAFEKLYAWFMSIKRAIEQYTELDLEIENKTYDMAMFSIQGPKAKDIAMELFGIDINQLWWFQAKEVELDGIKMLLSRSGYTGENGFEVYFEDANPYHPDPEKRGKPEKALYVWEKILEVGAKYGIKPAGLGARDTLRLEAGYTLYGNETKELQLLSTDIDEVTPLQANLEFAIFWDKEFIGKDALLKQKERGLPSKMVHFKMVDKGIPRAGYKVYKDGKEIGEVTSGTMSPLLGIGIGIAFVKPEYAVPGVEIEIEIRGQKKKAVTVSPPFYDPKKYGAFREE; encoded by the coding sequence ATCATGAAGAGGGTTCACCTTTTTGACTGGCATAAAGAGCATGCAAAGAAGGTTGAGGAGTTTGCTGGCTGGGAGATGCCAATCTGGTATTCAAGCATAAAAGAAGAGCATTTGGCTGTTAGAAATGGCGTTGGGATTTTTGATGTCTCCCACATGGGAGAAATATTCTTCCGCGGTAAAGATGCCCTAAAGTTTTTGCAATATGTTACAACAAACGATATCTCAAGACCCCCAGCTATAAGCGGAACTTATACACTCGTTTTGAACGAGAGAGGAGCTGTTAAGGACGAAACTTTGGTCTTCAATATGGGCAACGACACATACATGATGGTCTGTGACAGCGATGCCTTTGAAAAGCTCTATGCGTGGTTTATGAGCATTAAGAGGGCAATTGAGCAATACACCGAGCTGGATTTGGAGATAGAGAACAAAACCTACGACATGGCAATGTTCTCAATTCAAGGGCCCAAAGCAAAGGACATAGCTATGGAGCTCTTTGGAATTGACATAAACCAGCTCTGGTGGTTCCAAGCTAAGGAGGTTGAGCTTGATGGAATAAAGATGCTCCTCTCAAGGAGCGGCTACACAGGTGAAAACGGATTCGAGGTTTACTTCGAGGATGCAAATCCATATCATCCCGATCCAGAAAAGAGAGGAAAGCCAGAGAAGGCTCTCTATGTTTGGGAGAAGATTCTTGAAGTTGGGGCTAAATACGGAATAAAGCCAGCTGGACTCGGAGCAAGAGACACACTCAGGCTTGAGGCAGGATACACACTCTATGGAAACGAGACGAAGGAGTTGCAACTTTTGAGCACTGACATTGATGAAGTTACCCCACTTCAGGCAAACTTGGAGTTTGCGATCTTCTGGGATAAGGAGTTCATAGGGAAAGATGCTTTACTCAAGCAGAAAGAGAGAGGGCTGCCGAGCAAGATGGTGCACTTCAAGATGGTTGATAAGGGCATTCCAAGAGCCGGCTATAAGGTTTACAAGGATGGAAAGGAGATTGGAGAAGTTACAAGCGGTACAATGTCACCGCTCTTGGGCATAGGAATTGGAATTGCATTCGTCAAACCAGAATATGCCGTTCCTGGAGTTGAGATTGAGATAGAGATAAGAGGACAGAAGAAGAAAGCGGTAACTGTTTCACCTCCGTTCTATGATCCTAAGAAGTACGGAGCGTTTAGAGAGGAGTGA
- a CDS encoding type II toxin-antitoxin system VapC family toxin: MSHSEVFVDSSVLVGLNLGDEKAKALVKSLIERGFTLVINPVVFSETAYKVMFTLALRDGLKGVYDLKKHLDRYAWVYGKVKESIEQLIKNELLRVVEVNWEILKLSAEIGEKYALLTNDAIIVATCKYYGIQKIATFDEDFKKVDFLEVIDSPS, translated from the coding sequence ATGAGTCACTCTGAAGTCTTTGTGGATTCTTCTGTCCTGGTAGGATTGAACCTTGGTGACGAAAAGGCAAAGGCATTAGTGAAGTCGTTGATTGAAAGGGGCTTTACCTTAGTTATAAATCCAGTTGTTTTCTCTGAAACAGCCTATAAAGTTATGTTTACCTTAGCCCTTCGAGATGGATTGAAGGGTGTTTATGATCTCAAAAAGCATTTGGATAGATATGCTTGGGTTTATGGAAAGGTCAAAGAATCAATTGAGCAGCTGATAAAGAATGAACTCTTGAGGGTAGTTGAAGTCAACTGGGAAATACTAAAGTTATCTGCAGAAATTGGGGAGAAATACGCTCTTTTAACCAACGATGCGATAATAGTCGCCACTTGTAAATATTATGGAATTCAGAAAATAGCCACTTTTGATGAAGACTTTAAGAAAGTTGATTTTCTGGAGGTTATTGATTCACCGTCATGA
- the taw3 gene encoding tRNA(Phe) 7-((3-amino-3-carboxypropyl)-4-demethylwyosine(37)-N(4))-methyltransferase Taw3 translates to MKAKREALVSLFTAMREKKVDEDIIDLLMLINSIRGVYTTSSCSGRIGIIEEPDLGAKPLSRWLIKEHRPITFEEAKESLKNAQRGFIFLKSQPPIFHIVAESIKIGKKLHELGLASGFKYTTFKAVKDRILVEINGTEYLTAPLGKDGRVLVDDVYLKFAVELGNSMLIRAKSRLPRLKENFEKLKEELGEDELFYEVKRKFLT, encoded by the coding sequence ATGAAAGCCAAGAGGGAAGCTTTAGTTTCACTCTTCACAGCAATGAGAGAGAAAAAGGTTGATGAGGATATAATAGACCTCTTAATGCTCATAAACTCAATTAGGGGAGTTTACACGACAAGCTCATGCTCAGGAAGGATAGGAATTATCGAGGAGCCAGACTTGGGAGCCAAACCACTAAGCAGATGGCTCATAAAAGAGCACAGACCAATAACATTTGAGGAGGCAAAAGAAAGCTTGAAAAATGCACAGAGAGGCTTCATCTTCTTAAAATCCCAACCACCGATATTCCACATAGTTGCGGAGAGCATTAAGATAGGTAAAAAGCTCCATGAGCTCGGCTTGGCATCTGGCTTCAAGTATACAACGTTCAAAGCTGTGAAAGATAGAATTCTTGTAGAGATAAACGGAACCGAGTATCTGACGGCACCTTTAGGGAAAGATGGTAGAGTTCTGGTTGATGATGTGTATCTTAAGTTTGCTGTTGAGTTAGGAAATTCAATGCTCATCAGGGCAAAATCACGTCTCCCAAGACTTAAAGAAAACTTTGAAAAGCTAAAAGAAGAACTCGGTGAGGACGAGTTGTTTTATGAGGTTAAAAGGAAGTTTTTGACTTAG
- a CDS encoding type I restriction endonuclease subunit R, translating to MTEWEQCEKPTIERLTSLGWQYKRGTEILEDEKEPLLTSRLKRAIMKINEVSEKEAEEAITFLKTVPFGVEGSRRILEYLKDGVPVKDEETGEPKRLMLIDYKNPENNEFLVANQVGYPFKTKIPDMILYINGIPIVLIECKRLKKDWKEAYRQIKRYEKEMPELFKYVQFSIAIGDRVVYFPNVPWLEDVSVYEWKGESFDDLDNIMEILIPANLLDILKYFIFYREDKGVITKVLPRYMQFRATNKIVERAVKYAKGETERNKGLIWHWQGSGKTLTMIFSAYKIKRLLGNPTIFFIVDRRELEKQLSDELKSIGLSFEVVGSIPKLKEILMHSDGKRGIFVTLIHKFREDELKELREQLKKESRRRKTIMNRKDVIAFIDEGHRTQYGELAATMRSILKNASFFAFTGTPISKKYRDTYATFGYKDEPYLDRYFIIDSIRDGFTVKIAYQARLEDEVRLRKEDLEAFLASKLEEIPEEYREKVEEKLKKKLNAIKIFLKNPKRIEKIAEDIAKHYKESVEPFKAIVVAVDREACVLYKKALDKFLPSEYSEIVMTFNQNDPQIIQEYFNELTRKYRTKDQEEIREEIVTSFKKKEFPKILIVTDMLLTGFDAPILQTMYLDKPLKEHRLLQAIARTNRPFFKNGENIKAFGLIVDYVGIFKELKRALAIYDEVDIKGVAYKLDEIKEELRKKISEALALFDGIELKRDRDTIMKAVLILFQKQKGSEFQRLYREIRYYYKLLREDKTEFKNVFSWLTEVYYAYNSKVNGLDPEIEQKMDAFFKEALKFIHETIDIEKLRTDFPIIELDEEFLKKIMRSTSKEQAFYDLLFAVRHYINTHRGPLTSDLVEQVERIVERWRSKKEEIEKLYEELFTVAQKIQQRTKEREELGLTELEYALVMVLKKHVKTNTAQLISDVKELLNETESLRFPRWKEKADVVSELSRKVMLFIVRKYNRRYGDLFKTRDDILEVLKRWG from the coding sequence ATGACTGAGTGGGAGCAATGTGAAAAACCCACAATCGAAAGGCTCACTTCATTAGGCTGGCAATATAAGAGGGGTACTGAAATACTTGAAGATGAAAAAGAGCCTCTCTTGACTTCCCGATTAAAGCGAGCGATTATGAAAATAAACGAAGTTAGTGAGAAAGAAGCGGAAGAAGCCATAACTTTTCTCAAGACTGTTCCCTTTGGTGTTGAAGGCTCTCGCAGAATATTGGAATACTTGAAGGATGGCGTCCCCGTTAAGGATGAAGAAACTGGTGAACCAAAACGACTGATGCTCATAGATTATAAAAACCCAGAAAATAATGAGTTTTTAGTTGCAAACCAAGTTGGTTATCCCTTTAAAACAAAAATTCCAGACATGATTCTCTATATCAACGGAATCCCTATTGTGTTGATTGAATGCAAGCGCCTAAAGAAGGATTGGAAAGAGGCATACAGGCAGATTAAACGCTATGAAAAAGAGATGCCTGAACTTTTCAAATACGTTCAGTTCAGCATTGCCATTGGAGATAGAGTCGTTTATTTCCCAAACGTTCCATGGCTTGAGGATGTTTCAGTCTATGAATGGAAGGGAGAGAGCTTTGACGATCTGGACAACATCATGGAAATTCTGATTCCAGCAAATCTGCTTGACATTCTAAAGTACTTCATCTTCTACCGAGAAGATAAGGGAGTTATAACAAAAGTCCTTCCAAGATACATGCAGTTCAGGGCGACAAATAAAATAGTTGAGAGGGCAGTTAAATATGCCAAAGGTGAAACTGAGAGAAACAAAGGCTTAATCTGGCACTGGCAGGGAAGTGGGAAGACTCTAACAATGATATTCTCTGCTTACAAGATTAAGCGCCTTTTAGGTAATCCCACAATCTTTTTCATCGTTGACAGGCGTGAGCTGGAAAAACAGCTTTCTGATGAGCTTAAATCCATAGGCTTGAGCTTTGAGGTTGTAGGTTCAATTCCAAAGCTTAAAGAGATTCTGATGCACTCAGATGGAAAGCGAGGAATATTTGTAACTCTCATTCACAAATTCAGAGAGGACGAACTTAAAGAACTCAGAGAGCAGCTTAAGAAAGAAAGCAGGCGCAGAAAGACGATAATGAACCGTAAGGATGTGATAGCCTTCATTGATGAGGGGCACAGAACCCAATACGGCGAATTAGCTGCCACAATGCGCTCAATATTGAAGAACGCTTCATTCTTTGCCTTCACTGGCACGCCAATTTCCAAAAAGTACAGGGACACTTATGCAACCTTCGGCTACAAGGATGAGCCATACCTTGACAGATACTTCATCATTGACTCCATAAGGGACGGCTTCACTGTAAAGATAGCTTATCAGGCAAGACTTGAGGACGAAGTCAGATTGAGAAAAGAAGACCTTGAGGCATTTTTAGCTTCAAAACTTGAAGAAATTCCAGAGGAATATCGTGAAAAAGTAGAGGAGAAGCTGAAGAAAAAGCTCAATGCTATCAAAATCTTTCTCAAGAATCCAAAAAGAATTGAAAAGATTGCTGAGGATATAGCCAAACATTACAAGGAGAGCGTTGAGCCATTCAAAGCCATAGTTGTTGCCGTTGATAGAGAAGCCTGCGTTCTCTACAAGAAGGCTCTTGATAAGTTCTTGCCCTCTGAATACAGCGAAATTGTAATGACTTTCAATCAGAATGATCCTCAAATAATTCAAGAGTACTTTAACGAGCTCACGAGAAAGTATAGAACAAAAGATCAAGAAGAAATCAGAGAGGAAATTGTCACCAGCTTTAAGAAGAAGGAGTTCCCAAAGATATTGATTGTCACGGACATGCTCTTAACAGGCTTTGACGCTCCAATCCTTCAGACAATGTATTTAGACAAGCCTTTGAAAGAGCACCGCTTATTACAGGCAATAGCGAGAACTAATAGACCGTTCTTTAAGAATGGAGAGAACATCAAGGCTTTTGGTCTAATAGTTGACTATGTTGGAATTTTCAAAGAACTTAAGAGAGCTTTGGCGATTTATGACGAGGTTGACATCAAGGGAGTTGCTTACAAGCTCGATGAAATCAAGGAGGAACTCAGGAAAAAGATAAGCGAGGCTTTGGCTCTCTTTGATGGAATTGAACTGAAAAGAGACAGAGACACCATAATGAAAGCTGTTCTGATTCTTTTCCAAAAACAAAAAGGTTCGGAGTTTCAAAGGCTTTATCGTGAGATTAGATATTATTACAAGCTGCTGAGAGAAGACAAAACCGAGTTTAAAAATGTCTTTTCTTGGCTTACTGAAGTTTATTATGCATACAACAGCAAAGTTAATGGTCTTGATCCGGAGATTGAGCAGAAAATGGATGCATTCTTTAAAGAAGCACTCAAATTTATCCATGAAACTATTGACATTGAAAAACTAAGAACTGATTTTCCAATAATCGAGCTTGATGAGGAATTCTTGAAAAAGATTATGAGAAGCACAAGCAAAGAACAGGCGTTTTATGACTTGCTTTTTGCTGTTAGGCACTACATAAACACTCACAGAGGGCCTTTGACTTCTGATTTAGTTGAGCAGGTTGAGAGGATAGTCGAGAGATGGCGTAGCAAAAAGGAGGAAATTGAAAAGCTTTACGAGGAATTATTTACAGTTGCTCAGAAGATTCAGCAAAGGACTAAAGAGAGGGAAGAATTAGGACTTACGGAACTTGAATATGCCTTAGTTATGGTTCTGAAAAAGCATGTTAAAACAAACACTGCACAGCTTATAAGCGATGTAAAAGAACTTTTGAATGAGACTGAAAGTTTGAGGTTCCCAAGATGGAAAGAAAAGGCAGATGTTGTCAGTGAACTCTCAAGAAAAGTCATGCTGTTCATAGTTCGTAAGTACAATAGAAGATATGGCGATTTATTCAAGACGAGGGATGACATCCTTGAGGTGCTGAAGCGGTGGGGTTGA